A window of uncultured Litoreibacter sp. contains these coding sequences:
- a CDS encoding MBL fold metallo-hydrolase: MNQHLEFETAGRTLQPQARVKDLKFGASLDWQDGFQSALPTTEKRSFQSMLHQYEVIMSYGTIDDPRVILQTMNLYMMANQQNHGIALFAGILTQYGHGMAPELRAVYESALGVLRATHADAVPLSRRIGWVKESFELIETALRRTGGSHPIPHWAAGMVYAQVPWFFFKKTEAKQHLTWLVDRPDTEPTFGFYREVYRQLSNLEAKTGNADAATAWMQLSGYDGPQPHAPLMGWFATGPDGTTMAPRPVIDEVISGRIFALYGFGFSDVYFVLSDDGAHLIAIDAGTQPHSLQAAHEFLLATYPGLPNISTAFITHSHWDHIGGHSYLQRHNPEIDIYGRSNFASVQDRVMREHSYQFFRGADFDHAWVKSYAPTHPVSDPMVVNVGGTDMSLLPVTGGETEDAMLIHIPKLSCVFVGDVVMPWYGEPWVNEGFASTAPQAMDAVLYLGAKHILHGHHPLTFLYGPQNLRAYKGLHEWLVSATQFYVRRGYSAKDIIRLNLIPPALLDHPDVTMGYVAARDNVISRVAAEMAGIWREDRTGQAPEGLDVITTAERARMLSEYFNLSEAQAIRGLKRMIAAGDNSLALQMSVAAEHAFGPTSGVTLAKEHAADRLRSIAQFTDPFGFTTYSEMTKRAHPPMPAVTGQERKQIQ, translated from the coding sequence ATGAACCAGCACCTGGAATTCGAAACAGCGGGCAGGACGTTGCAACCGCAAGCACGGGTGAAGGACCTCAAATTTGGCGCATCCCTGGACTGGCAGGACGGGTTTCAGTCTGCTTTGCCCACGACCGAAAAGCGCAGCTTTCAGTCCATGCTGCATCAGTACGAAGTGATCATGTCCTACGGCACGATCGACGACCCGCGGGTCATTCTTCAGACGATGAACCTCTACATGATGGCCAATCAGCAAAACCACGGCATCGCGCTATTCGCCGGAATTCTTACCCAATATGGCCACGGCATGGCGCCCGAGCTGCGTGCGGTCTACGAATCCGCGCTTGGTGTTTTGCGGGCCACCCATGCAGATGCCGTCCCCCTGAGCCGCCGCATTGGCTGGGTCAAGGAGAGCTTCGAGCTGATCGAAACGGCCTTGCGGCGCACCGGAGGCAGCCACCCGATCCCCCATTGGGCTGCTGGCATGGTCTACGCACAGGTGCCGTGGTTCTTTTTCAAGAAAACGGAGGCCAAGCAGCACCTGACCTGGCTTGTCGACCGCCCCGACACCGAACCCACCTTCGGCTTCTATCGCGAAGTTTACCGGCAACTGTCCAACCTGGAAGCCAAGACCGGCAATGCGGACGCCGCTACGGCGTGGATGCAGCTCAGTGGATACGACGGCCCCCAACCACATGCGCCGCTGATGGGGTGGTTTGCGACCGGCCCGGACGGCACAACGATGGCCCCGCGCCCGGTGATCGACGAAGTCATCAGCGGCCGGATCTTCGCCCTGTACGGGTTTGGCTTTTCGGACGTCTACTTCGTCTTGTCAGATGACGGCGCGCATCTGATCGCCATTGACGCGGGCACCCAACCCCATTCTTTGCAGGCCGCCCATGAGTTCCTGCTTGCCACATATCCTGGCCTGCCTAATATCTCGACCGCCTTCATCACCCATTCCCACTGGGACCACATTGGCGGGCACAGCTACCTGCAACGCCACAACCCCGAAATTGACATTTACGGGCGGTCCAACTTTGCCAGCGTGCAGGATCGCGTGATGCGCGAGCACAGCTACCAATTCTTCCGTGGCGCTGATTTCGACCATGCCTGGGTCAAAAGCTACGCCCCCACACACCCGGTCAGCGACCCAATGGTCGTAAATGTCGGCGGCACCGACATGTCGCTGCTGCCGGTCACCGGCGGCGAAACCGAAGACGCCATGCTGATCCATATTCCCAAGCTGAGCTGCGTGTTCGTCGGAGATGTGGTGATGCCTTGGTATGGCGAGCCATGGGTAAACGAAGGCTTTGCCTCAACGGCGCCGCAGGCAATGGACGCGGTTCTGTATCTCGGGGCCAAACATATCCTGCACGGCCACCACCCGCTGACCTTCCTCTATGGACCGCAGAACTTGCGCGCCTACAAGGGGCTGCATGAATGGCTGGTCAGCGCCACCCAATTCTATGTCCGTCGCGGGTATTCCGCCAAGGACATCATCAGGCTGAACCTGATCCCCCCGGCGCTTTTGGATCACCCTGATGTCACCATGGGATACGTTGCCGCGCGCGATAACGTCATTTCGCGGGTCGCCGCCGAGATGGCGGGCATTTGGCGCGAGGACCGCACCGGGCAGGCCCCCGAAGGATTGGACGTCATCACCACCGCTGAACGCGCCCGGATGCTGTCGGAGTATTTCAACCTGAGCGAGGCCCAGGCCATTCGCGGCCTGAAGCGGATGATTGCGGCTGGCGACAACAGCCTGGCGCTGCAAATGTCTGTCGCCGCCGAACACGCATTCGGCCCGACCTCCGGCGTGACCCTTGCGAAGGAGCACGCCGCGGACCGGCTGCGCAGCATCGCGCAATTCACCGACCCGTTCGGTTTCACCACCTATTCCGAAATGACCAAACGCGCGCATCCGCCAATGCCCGCCGTGACCGGGCAAGAGCGAAAGCAAATCCAATGA
- a CDS encoding 5-oxoprolinase subunit PxpA, translated as MDNELRNKGQIMVRRIDLNSDLGEGFGPWQMGEDETMLGLVTSANVACGGHASDPETMFQTLQLASQNGVVVGAHPGYADREGFGRRVIPMRPDEIGRMCAAQIGALQGIAAQVGVKVAYVKPHGALGNLAARDRDVADAIVAATRQISLELAVLAISGAQLEQAARAAGQPVYSEIFADRGYLSNGQLVPRGQDGAMIHDADEAADRLIGYLQSGLMPVIDGAPIALEAHSICVHGDSEGAVSMTRTIREKITAAGVELAPFLPDARAPL; from the coding sequence TTGGATAACGAGCTGCGCAACAAAGGACAAATCATGGTGCGGCGGATTGATCTCAATTCTGACTTGGGCGAGGGGTTCGGGCCCTGGCAAATGGGCGAGGACGAAACGATGTTGGGGCTGGTGACATCGGCCAATGTCGCGTGCGGCGGACATGCCAGCGACCCCGAAACCATGTTCCAGACTCTGCAGTTGGCGTCGCAAAACGGCGTCGTCGTGGGGGCTCATCCGGGTTACGCCGACCGTGAAGGGTTTGGCCGTCGGGTCATCCCGATGCGCCCTGATGAAATAGGCCGGATGTGCGCCGCCCAAATCGGGGCGCTTCAGGGCATCGCCGCGCAAGTCGGGGTGAAAGTGGCCTATGTCAAACCCCACGGGGCGCTGGGCAATCTGGCCGCACGGGACCGCGATGTGGCCGACGCGATTGTGGCCGCCACGCGCCAAATCAGTCTTGAGCTGGCGGTGCTGGCGATCTCGGGGGCGCAACTGGAACAGGCGGCTCGCGCTGCAGGCCAACCCGTCTATTCAGAGATTTTCGCGGATCGGGGCTATCTCAGCAACGGCCAGTTGGTCCCGCGGGGGCAGGACGGGGCGATGATCCACGACGCGGATGAAGCCGCCGACCGCCTCATCGGGTATCTGCAATCCGGGCTGATGCCGGTGATCGACGGTGCGCCTATTGCGTTGGAGGCGCATTCTATTTGTGTGCATGGTGACAGCGAGGGTGCTGTCTCGATGACCCGCACAATCCGTGAAAAGATCACGGCCGCCGGGGTCGAACTCGCACCTTTTCTGCCGGATGCGAGGGCTCCTCTGTAA
- a CDS encoding DMT family transporter, with product MTLKNWALLVLTAMLFGSSFPLINVAVAEVPPMYIALARVTIASLILLGFLFATGRRFPPFGAGWRPLLVLGVLSAALPYFAIAWGQAHINSSLGGILFATIPIFTIILAPIFVDEARLPAKRMVGVAVAFAGVVTAIGVEHLFQFGGQAMGAAATLVAALSYATGNIYARTQTALHPFQLAAGQMLAATAILIPLTLLHGSPAITAPGPVTILATIAVAIVSTAMPVILMFTLIKRVGATQTSLLAFFIPVAAVLIGVIALGEPLGALTLLGFAMVIAGAVWATRTPANALIPAEPLPPKRSHAE from the coding sequence ATGACACTGAAAAACTGGGCTCTGCTCGTTCTGACCGCGATGCTGTTTGGGTCTTCCTTTCCATTGATCAACGTCGCGGTTGCGGAGGTGCCGCCGATGTACATCGCCCTGGCTCGGGTGACGATCGCCTCGCTCATCCTGCTGGGTTTTCTGTTTGCCACCGGGCGGCGGTTTCCTCCGTTCGGGGCGGGGTGGCGACCGCTTTTGGTTCTGGGTGTTTTGTCCGCCGCCCTGCCCTATTTTGCCATTGCCTGGGGGCAGGCGCATATTAACAGCAGCCTCGGCGGCATATTGTTTGCCACGATCCCGATATTCACCATCATCCTGGCCCCGATTTTCGTCGATGAAGCCCGCTTACCAGCAAAACGCATGGTTGGGGTTGCTGTCGCGTTTGCCGGTGTGGTGACGGCCATCGGGGTCGAACACCTGTTTCAATTTGGGGGGCAAGCCATGGGGGCAGCCGCCACGCTCGTGGCCGCGTTGAGCTACGCGACCGGAAACATCTATGCCCGCACCCAGACCGCGCTGCACCCGTTTCAACTGGCAGCGGGGCAGATGCTGGCAGCAACCGCTATATTGATCCCGCTCACCTTGCTGCATGGCAGCCCAGCGATTACCGCCCCTGGTCCGGTCACGATATTGGCCACCATCGCAGTTGCAATTGTCAGCACTGCGATGCCGGTCATTCTGATGTTCACCCTGATAAAACGGGTCGGAGCGACACAGACCTCGCTTTTGGCATTCTTCATCCCGGTCGCCGCAGTATTGATTGGCGTTATCGCTTTGGGCGAGCCTCTTGGCGCGCTTACCTTACTGGGATTTGCCATGGTCATTGCCGGCGCGGTCTGGGCTACGCGGACGCCTGCAAACGCCCTCATCCCTGCCGAGCCGCTCCCGCCAAAGAGATCGCACGCTGAATAG
- a CDS encoding TetR/AcrR family transcriptional regulator, with translation MPRTSKTEKAKTHALLLSVAADQLRRRGFSGLNVSEVMKAAGLTHGGFYRHFKSKEDLAIAATRRAFSFFVKELEQDLAAHPPHVALNSFVDRYLSTEHLNDISKGCPVAALGADMARCSAAERVELEQGTDRLAEVLDAGLTEDQRQAGISGSTLIAVLSGAINVARLQPDPERQTEILAAARNVLPSFGDAADGQFGHTFPPAAQHGNKS, from the coding sequence ATGCCGAGAACATCCAAAACCGAGAAGGCAAAGACCCATGCTCTTCTTCTTTCGGTTGCCGCCGACCAACTGCGGCGACGCGGGTTTTCAGGCCTGAACGTGTCGGAGGTCATGAAGGCGGCAGGGCTCACCCATGGCGGGTTCTACCGCCATTTCAAAAGCAAAGAGGATCTGGCCATTGCCGCCACCCGTCGCGCATTCTCTTTTTTCGTCAAAGAGTTGGAGCAAGATCTGGCAGCTCATCCGCCCCATGTCGCGTTGAATTCTTTTGTGGATCGGTACCTGAGCACGGAGCATTTGAACGACATATCAAAAGGGTGCCCCGTCGCCGCACTCGGCGCGGACATGGCCCGGTGTTCGGCGGCTGAGCGGGTCGAGTTGGAACAAGGGACTGATCGGCTGGCGGAGGTGCTGGATGCCGGTTTGACAGAGGATCAGCGGCAGGCGGGCATATCCGGGTCCACTCTGATCGCAGTCCTGTCGGGCGCGATTAACGTGGCGCGTTTGCAGCCTGACCCTGAGCGCCAGACCGAAATTCTTGCTGCCGCAAGAAATGTCCTGCCGTCTTTCGGTGACGCTGCAGACGGTCAGTTCGGACACACATTTCCTCCGGCGGCCCAACATGGCAACAAATCTTAG
- a CDS encoding phage tail protein, translated as MAGEKENAVWPLPKFYFSVDISGVGTDLPFQEVSGLDTETQVIEYRAGNSKNFSTIKMPGIAKVTNVVLKKGIFVKDNKFFDWYSKIKMNTIKRETVTIKLLDESGKPTMTWKLANAWPTKITGTDLKSEGNEVAVETLEMAHEGLTVTNK; from the coding sequence ATGGCGGGTGAAAAAGAAAATGCGGTTTGGCCACTGCCAAAGTTCTACTTCAGTGTGGACATTTCCGGGGTGGGCACCGACCTGCCCTTCCAAGAAGTCAGCGGATTGGACACCGAAACCCAAGTAATCGAGTACCGCGCGGGCAACTCGAAAAACTTCAGCACCATCAAGATGCCGGGCATCGCCAAGGTGACCAACGTGGTTCTGAAGAAGGGCATCTTCGTCAAGGACAACAAGTTCTTCGACTGGTATTCCAAGATCAAGATGAACACCATCAAACGCGAAACGGTGACCATCAAGCTGCTGGATGAAAGCGGCAAGCCGACCATGACCTGGAAGCTGGCAAACGCGTGGCCCACCAAGATCACTGGCACCGATCTGAAATCCGAAGGCAACGAGGTCGCCGTGGAAACGCTTGAGATGGCGCACGAAGGCCTGACCGTCACCAACAAGTGA
- a CDS encoding urate hydroxylase PuuD: MYDLAIMWDWLSFAVRWLHVITAMAWIGASFFFIALDLGLKKAPNMPAGASGEEWQVHGGGFYHIQKYLVAPENMPEHLIWHKWQSYMTWVSGAALLMIVYWAGAELFLIDPAKADLAVWQAIAISAGSLTVGWILYDVLCKSKLGEAPTFLMVLLFVILVAMSWGYNETFTGRAALLHLGAFTATIMTANVFFIIMPNQRIVVADLKAGRTPDAKYGKIAKLRSTHNNYLTLPVIFLMLSNHYPLSFGTEYAWIIASLIFLTGVTIRHYFNTMHATGKGPNWTWGVTVILFILIAWLSTANTWDEDYETAEAAPLTAYEQSFASADGFEDVHDIVLGRCSMCHAREPVWDGIRWAPKGVFLETEGDIARAAREIYLQAGVSHAMPPANITELPREDRAKIVRWFRGAGATSQAQVSPNS; this comes from the coding sequence ATGTATGATCTGGCTATTATGTGGGACTGGCTGTCATTCGCCGTCCGCTGGCTGCATGTCATCACCGCCATGGCGTGGATCGGGGCGTCCTTCTTCTTCATCGCGCTGGATTTGGGGTTGAAGAAGGCGCCCAACATGCCCGCAGGCGCGTCAGGCGAGGAATGGCAGGTCCATGGCGGCGGGTTCTACCACATCCAGAAATATCTGGTCGCCCCGGAAAACATGCCCGAGCATCTGATCTGGCACAAATGGCAAAGCTACATGACCTGGGTGTCCGGCGCGGCTTTGCTGATGATCGTCTATTGGGCCGGGGCGGAGCTGTTCCTGATCGACCCCGCGAAAGCCGATCTGGCAGTATGGCAGGCGATTGCTATTTCAGCGGGCTCTTTGACGGTCGGCTGGATCCTCTATGACGTCCTTTGCAAATCCAAGTTGGGGGAGGCGCCAACCTTCCTGATGGTGCTGCTTTTCGTAATCCTTGTTGCCATGTCATGGGGCTATAACGAGACTTTCACGGGCCGCGCGGCGCTGCTGCATTTGGGCGCCTTCACCGCGACCATCATGACCGCCAACGTGTTTTTCATCATCATGCCGAACCAGCGTATCGTGGTCGCAGACCTCAAGGCGGGGCGCACGCCGGACGCCAAATACGGCAAGATTGCCAAGCTGCGCTCCACCCATAACAACTACCTGACCCTGCCGGTGATCTTCCTGATGCTGTCCAACCACTACCCGCTGTCCTTTGGCACGGAATACGCGTGGATCATCGCGTCGCTGATCTTTTTGACCGGCGTCACCATCCGGCATTATTTCAACACGATGCACGCGACCGGGAAGGGGCCAAACTGGACGTGGGGGGTCACCGTGATCCTGTTCATCCTGATCGCGTGGCTGTCGACCGCCAACACGTGGGACGAAGATTATGAAACGGCGGAAGCCGCTCCGCTGACCGCCTATGAGCAAAGCTTCGCAAGCGCGGATGGGTTCGAGGACGTACATGACATCGTGCTGGGCCGCTGCTCCATGTGCCACGCGCGGGAGCCGGTCTGGGACGGCATCCGCTGGGCCCCAAAAGGCGTGTTCCTTGAAACCGAAGGCGACATCGCCCGCGCCGCGCGCGAGATTTACCTGCAGGCGGGGGTGAGCCACGCCATGCCACCAGCAAACATCACCGAATTGCCGCGCGAGGACCGGGCCAAGATCGTGCGCTGGTTCCGTGGGGCCGGGGCCACGTCCCAAGCACAAGTTTCGCCCAACTCGTAA
- a CDS encoding sugar kinase: protein MNTRIVSIGEAMVELAPAPQAGLFQQAFAGDTLNTAWYLKQMQPERAVDYVTRVGADAISDAMVAFLAEKNIGIDHVLRDQDRTVGLYMISLQDGERSFSYWRGQSAARQLATDASALHAACAGAGIVYFSGITLGILDEAGRETLLQTMRDIRDQGTVVAFDPNLRPRLWPDNDTMCRAIMEAAAVSDIALPSHDDEATFFGDADPAATLDRYAGAGAATVIVKNGDGPILHLHRGAQGTFTPAPVTRIVDTTAAGDSFNAGILAGFDPSADIAPHVEAACSLAGKVIQSRGALVEL from the coding sequence ATGAACACACGGATCGTTTCTATCGGGGAGGCCATGGTTGAGCTGGCCCCCGCACCCCAGGCCGGGCTGTTTCAACAAGCCTTTGCCGGAGACACGCTGAACACGGCTTGGTACCTGAAACAAATGCAGCCCGAGCGGGCGGTCGACTACGTCACCCGCGTCGGGGCTGACGCGATTTCGGATGCGATGGTCGCATTTCTGGCGGAAAAGAACATCGGCATTGACCATGTGCTGCGCGACCAAGATAGAACGGTCGGTTTGTACATGATCAGCCTGCAGGACGGGGAACGCAGCTTTTCTTACTGGCGCGGACAATCAGCCGCGCGGCAGTTGGCGACAGATGCCTCCGCACTGCACGCCGCCTGCGCGGGGGCCGGGATCGTGTATTTCTCCGGCATTACGCTTGGTATCCTGGATGAAGCTGGCCGCGAGACCTTGCTGCAAACGATGCGCGACATCCGCGATCAGGGCACCGTGGTCGCGTTTGACCCGAACCTACGCCCGCGCCTTTGGCCCGACAATGACACGATGTGCCGGGCGATCATGGAGGCCGCAGCGGTCAGCGACATCGCCCTACCCTCGCATGATGACGAGGCCACATTCTTTGGCGACGCCGATCCCGCCGCCACGCTGGACCGATACGCGGGCGCCGGGGCCGCAACCGTTATTGTCAAGAACGGCGATGGGCCAATCTTGCATCTGCACCGCGGCGCACAAGGCACATTCACCCCCGCCCCGGTGACCCGGATTGTCGACACAACCGCGGCTGGTGACAGCTTCAATGCGGGCATTCTTGCTGGATTTGACCCCAGCGCTGACATTGCCCCTCATGTTGAAGCCGCCTGCAGCCTGGCTGGCAAGGTGATTCAAAGCCGCGGCGCGCTTGTGGAACTTTAG
- a CDS encoding ABC transporter transmembrane domain-containing protein, which translates to MADPKGSEAERASSRKIGILAALWPFMRPYRGLAVAAILALTLTAVVSLILPLAVRRVVDGFGTEEAALLDQYFGAAVGIAALLAIGTGLRYYLVTRLGERVVADIRKEVFDRTIGMSPAFFERIMTGEVLSRITTDTTLLLSVIGSSASIALRNLLILVGGLILMLATSLKLTGMVLLIVPAVIIPIILLGRRVRNLSRENQDHIAASSGNASEALLSVQTVQAFTHEAPSKRLFSDLTERSFDAARKRIGVRAIMTVIVIFLVFIGIVGVLWIGARDVRGGVMTAGELVQFLIYAIMVAGGVAALSEIWGEVQRAAGATERLVELLTTEDSVLDTATPQVMPKVEGRVAFDNVTFHYPARPSVAALDQVSLEVAPGETVALVGPSGAGKTTIIQLLLRFYDPDSGTISIDGQPLTSVARDDFRKYIALVPQDPVIFAASAMDNIRFGRPDATDAEVQEAAIAAAAHGFLSDLPEGYDTYVGERGVMLSGGQKQRIAIARAILRDAPILLLDEATSALDAESEAAVQGAVEKLSAGRTTLVVAHRLATVKKADRIVVFEGGKIVATGTHDSLVSEGGLYARLAQLQFTAGMAAE; encoded by the coding sequence ATGGCAGATCCAAAAGGCAGCGAGGCGGAGCGCGCATCATCGCGCAAAATCGGCATTCTTGCCGCGTTGTGGCCGTTCATGCGCCCTTATAGGGGGCTGGCCGTAGCGGCCATTCTGGCGCTGACCCTGACGGCGGTTGTGTCGCTAATCCTGCCGCTGGCCGTGCGCCGCGTGGTCGACGGGTTCGGGACAGAGGAAGCCGCGCTTCTGGACCAGTATTTCGGGGCCGCCGTCGGCATCGCGGCGCTCTTGGCCATTGGCACAGGCCTGCGCTACTACCTTGTCACCCGTTTGGGTGAACGCGTCGTGGCCGACATCCGCAAGGAAGTGTTCGACCGCACCATTGGCATGTCGCCGGCCTTCTTTGAACGTATCATGACAGGCGAGGTTCTCAGCCGCATCACCACCGACACCACGTTGCTTTTGTCGGTCATCGGGTCGTCGGCCTCTATCGCGCTGCGCAACCTGCTGATCCTTGTGGGCGGGCTGATCTTGATGCTGGCAACCTCGCTTAAGCTGACTGGCATGGTGCTGCTGATCGTGCCTGCCGTGATCATCCCGATCATCCTTCTGGGTCGCCGTGTGCGTAACCTCAGCCGCGAAAATCAGGACCATATTGCCGCGTCTTCCGGCAACGCGTCAGAGGCGCTTTTGTCGGTGCAAACCGTGCAGGCCTTCACGCATGAAGCCCCCTCCAAACGGCTGTTTTCCGACCTGACCGAACGGTCATTTGACGCCGCGCGCAAACGCATCGGCGTCCGCGCCATCATGACCGTGATCGTCATCTTCCTCGTGTTCATCGGCATCGTCGGTGTGCTCTGGATCGGCGCGCGCGACGTGCGCGGCGGGGTGATGACAGCGGGCGAGCTGGTGCAGTTCCTGATCTACGCCATCATGGTCGCAGGCGGCGTCGCCGCCCTGTCCGAGATCTGGGGCGAGGTGCAGCGCGCCGCCGGTGCCACGGAGCGTTTGGTTGAGCTGCTAACCACTGAAGACAGTGTTCTGGACACAGCAACGCCCCAAGTGATGCCAAAGGTCGAGGGCCGCGTGGCCTTTGACAACGTGACCTTCCATTACCCCGCGCGCCCCTCTGTGGCGGCGCTGGATCAGGTCTCGCTTGAGGTGGCGCCCGGCGAAACTGTCGCGCTTGTTGGCCCGTCCGGGGCCGGTAAAACGACCATTATTCAGCTGCTTTTGCGGTTCTATGATCCCGACAGCGGCACCATCTCCATTGATGGGCAGCCGCTGACCTCGGTCGCGCGCGACGACTTCCGCAAATACATCGCTTTGGTGCCGCAGGACCCGGTGATCTTCGCTGCGTCGGCCATGGACAACATCCGCTTTGGCCGCCCCGATGCGACCGATGCCGAGGTGCAGGAGGCCGCGATTGCCGCAGCAGCGCATGGCTTCCTCAGCGACCTGCCGGAGGGCTACGACACCTATGTGGGCGAGCGCGGCGTGATGCTGTCTGGCGGACAAAAGCAACGCATCGCCATTGCCCGCGCCATCCTGCGCGACGCGCCTATTTTGCTGCTGGACGAGGCGACCTCAGCATTGGACGCCGAAAGCGAGGCGGCGGTGCAGGGCGCGGTCGAAAAGTTGAGCGCGGGCCGCACCACCTTGGTGGTGGCGCACCGTTTGGCGACCGTGAAAAAAGCCGACCGCATCGTGGTGTTTGAGGGCGGCAAGATCGTCGCCACCGGGACCCATGACAGCCTCGTATCAGAGGGCGGCCTGTACGCCCGTCTGGCGCAGTTGCAGTTCACCGCTGGCATGGCGGCGGAGTAA
- a CDS encoding secondary thiamine-phosphate synthase enzyme YjbQ, with translation MKQAFFDLTVDVAGKSLHDISKTVQDEVTSRELCSGLLTIWCTHTGASLLVQANADDDVAADIVAFFEELVPKRPGHYRHAPDQDDNAPSHLRALLTQTQISMPVEDGQLALGKVQSLFVFEHREVGRARRLRLHFIGK, from the coding sequence ATGAAACAGGCGTTTTTCGACCTGACAGTCGATGTAGCAGGCAAGTCGCTGCACGACATCAGCAAGACAGTACAGGACGAGGTGACCAGCCGCGAGCTGTGTTCCGGGTTGCTGACAATTTGGTGCACCCATACAGGGGCATCTTTGTTGGTGCAGGCGAACGCGGATGACGACGTCGCAGCCGATATTGTCGCCTTTTTTGAAGAGCTGGTGCCGAAGCGGCCTGGCCATTACCGCCATGCCCCGGATCAGGACGACAATGCGCCGTCGCACCTGCGGGCCTTGTTGACCCAGACGCAGATTTCGATGCCCGTGGAAGATGGCCAGCTGGCACTTGGAAAAGTGCAGAGCCTCTTTGTGTTCGAACATCGCGAAGTTGGTCGGGCGCGCCGGCTGCGGCTGCATTTCATCGGAAAGTAA
- a CDS encoding phage tail sheath C-terminal domain-containing protein — MNQIKTPGVYVEEKNAFPNSVVEVETAVPAFVGYTKIAKNGKIDLSGKPIRVTSMAEYEILFGGPPPLSVTQDKTDPNKLVADNRFLMHMSMQFFYDNGGGPCYIVSIGDYSATMSADDFKTGIATLETEQEPTMILAPDAVLLGSKDDYIKVPQAALAQCGKLKSRVAIIDIFNGNKAAVPGGDDPIADFRNTIGTNDLNYGMAYYPWVNTSILEPSAVDYTTLDSKARKSLATEMTAEAQAAADQATGQPKSAIPDAMTKMITIVEKGTDASVVTKTHQAMMSASQVYKHTMTQTLEAVNLMPPSAAMAGIYTATDNSVGVWKAPANVSMVDVVSPAVSIDSEQQQDLNVPLDGLAVNAIRTFLGRGVLVWGARTLDGNSQDWRYISVRRTLIMLEQSVKAACEPYVFAANDASTWTTVEAMIENFLTNQWKAGALAGATPPEAFQVSVGLGSTMTGNDILDGYMRVTVKVAVTHPAEFIILTFQQKMQTS, encoded by the coding sequence ATGAACCAGATCAAAACCCCAGGCGTCTACGTCGAGGAAAAGAACGCATTCCCGAACTCAGTCGTTGAGGTCGAAACCGCCGTTCCGGCCTTTGTCGGCTACACCAAGATTGCCAAGAACGGGAAGATTGACCTTTCAGGCAAACCCATCCGCGTCACGTCGATGGCGGAATATGAAATCTTGTTTGGTGGCCCCCCACCCTTGAGCGTCACCCAGGACAAGACAGACCCCAACAAGCTAGTCGCCGACAACCGCTTCCTGATGCACATGTCGATGCAGTTTTTCTACGATAATGGCGGCGGACCCTGCTACATCGTCTCCATCGGGGACTATTCGGCAACCATGTCCGCCGACGATTTCAAGACCGGCATTGCGACGCTGGAAACCGAGCAGGAACCGACGATGATCCTGGCCCCCGACGCGGTATTGCTTGGGTCCAAAGACGACTACATCAAGGTGCCACAAGCCGCGCTTGCCCAGTGCGGAAAGCTGAAAAGCCGGGTTGCCATCATCGACATTTTCAACGGCAACAAAGCCGCCGTGCCGGGTGGCGACGACCCAATTGCCGACTTCCGCAACACCATTGGTACGAATGACCTGAATTACGGCATGGCGTATTACCCATGGGTCAACACGTCCATCCTTGAGCCCTCAGCCGTCGACTACACCACGCTCGACAGCAAGGCCCGCAAATCCCTGGCCACCGAGATGACGGCCGAAGCGCAGGCCGCGGCAGATCAGGCGACGGGCCAACCGAAATCCGCGATCCCCGACGCGATGACCAAGATGATCACCATCGTCGAGAAAGGCACCGACGCCTCTGTTGTGACCAAGACCCACCAAGCGATGATGAGCGCGAGCCAAGTGTACAAGCACACGATGACGCAGACGCTTGAGGCCGTAAATCTGATGCCGCCCAGCGCCGCCATGGCGGGAATCTACACGGCGACCGACAACAGCGTGGGCGTGTGGAAGGCTCCGGCAAACGTGTCGATGGTGGACGTGGTTTCCCCCGCGGTTTCGATTGACTCAGAGCAACAACAAGATCTCAACGTCCCGTTGGACGGGCTGGCGGTGAACGCCATCCGTACTTTCCTGGGGCGCGGCGTTCTGGTGTGGGGCGCGCGCACATTGGACGGCAACAGCCAGGACTGGCGCTACATCTCGGTGCGGCGGACTTTGATCATGCTGGAGCAATCGGTGAAAGCCGCGTGCGAGCCTTATGTCTTCGCCGCCAACGATGCCTCTACGTGGACCACCGTGGAGGCGATGATCGAAAACTTCCTGACCAACCAATGGAAAGCGGGCGCGCTTGCAGGTGCCACCCCGCCAGAGGCGTTTCAGGTCAGCGTGGGATTGGGGTCTACCATGACCGGCAACGACATTCTGGACGGCTATATGCGCGTCACGGTGAAGGTCGCGGTCACCCATCCGGCCGAATTCATCATTCTGACCTTCCAGCAAAAGATGCAGACCTCGTGA